Proteins encoded together in one Coffea arabica cultivar ET-39 chromosome 2c, Coffea Arabica ET-39 HiFi, whole genome shotgun sequence window:
- the LOC113727634 gene encoding cyclin-H1-1, whose amino-acid sequence MADFMTSTHRAKWIFTPQDLKEKYKAANQRAKQALEKYGSTRVDVNIDGSFSYAEHPNDAKENGDNHSRQKPLKVEEEQLMRAFYEFKIQDVCDAFKFPRKIQATALIYFKRFYLQWSVMEHQPKHIMLTCIYAACKAEENHVSAEELGKGIEQDHQVILNNEMLVLQSLGFDLIVYAPYRALDGFLNDVEEFCGAKEEQLAMLGSLHESAKVEVDKIMRTDAPLLFPPGQLALAALRRSNEACGIFDFERYLKSVLSRQHPTLSNSDLAVFLNAVDSSVNKLETPTSKDVKHIDRKLKSCLDPGSHDKSKKRKHRSKESSNDILDMS is encoded by the exons ATGGCGGATTTCATGACATCAACTCACCGAGCCAAGTGGATTTTCACTCCCCAAGATCTT AAGGAAAAGTACAAAGCAGCAAATCAAAGAGCCAAACAAGCACTGGAGAAG TATGGGTCGACAAGGGTTGACGTGAACATCGATGGGTCCTTCTCTTATGCTGAACATCCAAATGATGCAAAAGAGAATG GTGATAATCACTCACGTCAGAAGCCACTAAAAGTCGAGGAAGAACAACTGATGCGGGCATTCTATGAGTTCAAAATCCAAGATGTGTGTGATGCTTTTAAGTTTCCACGGAAAATTCAG GCAACAGCTCTCATTTACTTCAAAAGATTTTATTTGCAATGGTCTGTGATGGAACATCAGCCAAAGCACATCAT GTTGACATGCATATATGCAGCTTGCAAGGCAGAAGAGAATCATGTCTCTGCAGAGGAGCTTGGAAAAGGGATTGAACAAGACCATCAGGTGATCCTTAACAATGAGATGCTGGTTCTTCAG AGTCTGGGATTTGATCTTATTGTTTATGCACCTTACCGTGCACTTGATGGTTTTCTCAATGATGTTGAG GAGTTTTGTGGAGCAAAGGAAGAGCAACTTGCGATGCTAGGg AGTTTGCATGAATCAGCAAAGGTAGAAGTGGATAAAATTATGCGTACTGATGCACCCCTTCTGTTCCCTCCCGGGCAG TTGGCGCTGGCAGCCTTACGCAGGTCCAATGAGGCATGTGGAATTTTCGACTTTGAGAG ATATCTGAAAAGCGTTTTGTCACGTCAGCATCCTACCCTTAGTAATTCAGATCTTGCTGTTTTCCTAAATGCTGTTGACTCTTCG GTAAATAAGCTTGAGACCCCCACTTCCAAAGACGTGAAGCACATTGACAGGAAACTAAAATCATGTCTAGATCCTGGTTCACATGACAA GAGTAAGAAACGAAAACACAGATCCAAAGAGAGCTCGAATGACATTCTTGACATGTCTTGA
- the LOC113723710 gene encoding probable methyltransferase At1g29790 has product MAKTCCPKPRLGRIIGWLQIILGGLVILVSLSSLFRFYSAGFFYHSEDICRHFYAIKDSYVNFDVRALTARMDEVLNKMDSLQIKLEMAVQQMERNKGDLRESNISKLEYKSYLEEEVIRPLYSAHIALRQIRLPRIEGNDTSNVKEDPLINTFVTEEIRKYITPKDNRVGKVNIYGTGKIYNTIGHACVSMTKELQEYMDYDIGSYCKDDWNLAQKLMVNGCDPLPRRRCLTRASKLYQRPYPINESLWKIPDGRNVRWSNYQCRNFECLSSKNPKRGYSKCTGCFEMEKERLKWVTNTSLPIDFLIKDVLAIKPGEIRIGLDFGVGTGTFAARMREQNVTIVSTALNLGAPFNEMIALRGLVPLYVTLNQRLPFFDNTLDLIHTTGFMDGWIDLQLLDFILFDWDRILRPGGLLWIDRFFCNRKDLDDYMYMFLQFRYKKHKWAISPKSKDEVYLSALLEKPPRAL; this is encoded by the coding sequence ATGGCCAAGACTTGTTGCCCAAAGCCTAGATTAGGCAGAATAATTGGCTGGCTTCAGATTATTCTGGGAGGGCTGGTGATTTTGGTTAGCTTATCGAGTTTATTTAGGTTCTACTCGGCTGGATTTTTCTATCATAGCGAGGATATATGCCGCCATTTTTATGCAATAAAAGATTCATATGTGAACTTTGATGTTAGAGCATTAACTGCTCGAATGGATGAAGTGCTTAATAAGATGGATAGCCTGCAGATTAAGCTTGAAATGGCTGTTCAGcagatggaaagaaacaaaggtGACCTTAGAGAAAGCAATATTTCGAAATTAGAGTATAAGAGTTATCTGGAGGAGGAGGTGATTAGACCTCTTTATAGTGCTCATATTGCTCTTAGGCAAATTAGGCTGCCTCGTATTGAAGGGAATGATACTAGTAATGTCAAGGAGGATCCTTTGATCAATACCTTCGTTACTGAGGAGATTAGGAAGTATATTACCCCGAAAGACAACAGAGTTGGGAAGGTTAACATCTATGGAACAGGGAAGATATATAACACTATAGGGCATGCTTGCGTTTCCATGACGAAAGAATTGCAAGAATACATGGATTATGACATTGGATCATATTGTAAAGATGATTGGAACTTGGCACAGAAACTTATGGTGAATGGTTGTGATCCCTTGCCCCGGAGGCGTTGCTTGACAAGGGCTTCTAAGCTCTACCAAAGGCCTTACCCGATTAATGAGTCCCTTTGGAAAATCCCTGATGGTAGAAATGTAAGGTGGAGCAATTATCAGTGCAGGAACTTTGAGTGTTTGTCGAGCAAGAATCCTAAACGAGGCTATTCCAAATGCACAGGATGTTTTGAAATGGAGAAGGAGAGGCTTAAATGGGTAACAAATACCTCACTTCCTATTGATTTCTTGATTAAAGATGTTTTGGCCATCAAACCAGGTGAAATAAGGATAGGACTCGACTTTGGTGTTGGTACTGGTACATTTGCTGCAAGAATGAGAGAGCAGAACGTCACAATTGTCTCCACTGCTCTGAACCTTGGGGCTCCTTTCAATGAGATGATTGCACTCAGAGGTTTGGTTCCTCTCTACGTGACATTGAATCAAAGGCTACCATTTTTCGATAACACCTTGGACTTGATTCACACAACCGGATTCATGGATGGCTGGATTGATTTGCAATTGTTGGACTTCATCCTATTTGATTGGGACCGTATCTTGAGGCCAGGGGGCTTGCTGTGGATTGACAGGTTCTTCTGCAATAGGAAGGATCTTGATGACTACATGTACATGTTTCTGCAGTTTAGGTACAAAAAACACAAGTGGGCAATTTCTCCTAAATCCAAGGATGAAGTATACCTATCTGCATTGCTAGAGAAGCCTCCTCGAGCTTTGTGA
- the LOC113724602 gene encoding nuclear transcription factor Y subunit B-4-like: MTCAHSLHTYASVQKYIYLYVLMIDEGATCQHSEAKVIHLTSEMVDEQDRLLPIANVGRVMRQILPPSAKISKEAKETIQECATEFISFVTAEASDKCYKENRKTVNGDDICWALSTLGFDTYAEAMLRYLHKYREFERQRVNQSKASNLENEAHTPIRASTDSTDSDGSNLQPEKQSESPIAFEFRVLEKGQSSKIKPAATG; the protein is encoded by the coding sequence ATGACATGTGCACATTCTTTGCACACATATGCATCTGTTCAgaagtatatatatttgtatgtgCTGATGATTGATGAAGGAGCAACGTGTCAGCATTCAGAAGCTAAAGTTATCCATTTGACCTCTGAAATGGTTGATGAGCAGGATAGGTTACTGCCAATTGCCAATGTGGGAAGGGTCATGAGGCAGATCCTTCCACCAAGTGCCAAAATCTCGAAAGAAGCTAAGGAAACGATACAAGAATGTGCAACAGAGTTTATAAGCTTCGTCACAGCTGAAGCGTCTGACAAGTGTTACAAGGAGAACAGAAAAACTGTAAATGGAGATGACATCTGTTGGGCTCTGAGCACATTAGGGTTTGATACCTATGCAGAGGCCATGCTGAGGTACTTACATAAGTATAGAGAATTTGAGAGGCAAAGGGTCAACCAAAGTAAAGCctcaaatcttgaaaatgaAGCACATACCCCAATTAGAGCCAGTACTGATAGTACTGATAGTGATGGAAGCAACCTGCAACCTGAAAAGCAATCTGAATCTCCCATTGCATTTGAGTTTAGAGTTCTTGAGAAGGGTCAGAGCTCTAAAATTAAGCCAGCAGCTACAGGATAA